The nucleotide window TTTCATAACGGTCCTCCCTGTTCTGTATTTTGTATATCCGATAGATATCGCAACCAACGCGCTGGGTCAAAGAGATCAGCGCAGCTTGGAGCTGCGGCAAGGCTCACGCAGTACGCTGGTTCTATATTGGACGACTCTCTTCGCGGCCAGCCTTGTTTTACCCGCAGCACCCGTTGTCGTCGTCGTCATCGTCGTCAGCGTTGATGTCGTCGTCATCGTCAACATCATCGTCGTCAATGTCGTCGTCGTCGTCGTCGTCGGGGTCGGGCTCGGGCGGATCGCCGATCTCGAGGGTGTCGATGATCGTGCCATCGGAGATGATCGACTCGAGCTTGAGGTAGTCGCCGTTGATTTCAATCAGGCAGAAGCCGAAGTGTTCGAAGTCGCCGTTGGGCTCGAAGAACTGGGAGTAGGGGTTGTGCGCCGGGTTGCCGAAGAACGTGGGCAGGGCCCCGCCGTTGCCCGCCACCATCCAGTAGATGCCGTCCTTATAGCTGCGTTCGTAGCTGTGCTCGTGGCCCATTAGCACCATGTCCAGCTCGTACTCCTCGGCCAGCGGTACGATGAACTCCTGCGCCTGATGTTCGGTGTTGTCGGTGGGCCAGCGAAACGACGAGGTAAAGGCCGGAATGTGGAACAGCATAAACTTCCAGGTGATGTCCGGGTTGAGCGCTGTTTCTTCCAAATCGTCGGCGATCCATTGGTACTGCGCGTCGCCGGGCTGGAACCCATGTTCGGTGCTGACCACCACGAAGTGGGCGTTGGAGTAGTTAAATGAGTAGTAGAACTCGTTGCCCGAAAGCGATTGCTCGCCGGGATTGGAGAAGATCGCCGAGTAGACGTCCTTGCCGTCGATCCCTTCTTCCTCGCGGTCCTCGTGATTGCCGTAGATCGGGTAG belongs to Candidatus Alcyoniella australis and includes:
- a CDS encoding metallophosphoesterase; amino-acid sequence: MKKTIVLSLLILSALVGSAQAAEFTISPFVTNVTRTSIDICFQSESNQLAAINFGPTADYGSEIFVSGELLDATWGHYLLFGAVTWYDLVQRYAYCTTIENLEPDSLYHYAVTLGDASSADSTFASAPDPDQPFRFVVYGDSRSDPLYPLGETNQFHQGVIERMAQYDFDFMFNVGDIVNDGHDMQLWQIALATSAPVAARSAYYPIYGNHEDREEEGIDGKDVYSAIFSNPGEQSLSGNEFYYSFNYSNAHFVVVSTEHGFQPGDAQYQWIADDLEETALNPDITWKFMLFHIPAFTSSFRWPTDNTEHQAQEFIVPLAEEYELDMVLMGHEHSYERSYKDGIYWMVAGNGGALPTFFGNPAHNPYSQFFEPNGDFEHFGFCLIEINGDYLKLESIISDGTIIDTLEIGDPPEPDPDDDDDDDIDDDDVDDDDDINADDDDDDDNGCCG